A DNA window from Pungitius pungitius chromosome 1, fPunPun2.1, whole genome shotgun sequence contains the following coding sequences:
- the cd248a gene encoding CD248 molecule, endosialin a, with protein MSCLVSSAAALLLTSLLASFFGCSWVLGQDLKEDALCYADGCFVVYFQRKTFLDSWRACKEKGGNLATIKRREDAAAIATLLSNLDLRQSNSGVRVWIGLQRQPRQCTTTRPLRGFSWTTGDQDTEYTNWQKEDSPSMCSVSRCVVMSYSTKEQSNNFKWLDGSCTVPVDGYLCRHTYKGMCPALRSEGAGNTLYTTPFKLLSTLLTHLPYGSSATIPCPAGTKEEQSVSCVLKEDGLVGWSRDSPLCSDPPVSHDWCNQDNGGCEHFCRSVGAHVYCYCAEGYELGDNGQNCELPDVCQGAPCEFMCLPLSDGYQCACPEGYMLAPDERACQDIDECLHSPCEQLCVNAPGTFECQCWEGYHLDNEGGCEDIDECVMDPCEHACENTQGSHICHCHLGYSPVPEEPSRCQDIDECQIPGTCEKMCVNYEGGFDCYCEEGYELMSDQYSCGKRGEGDQSAVTPPFAWVTPEPRPVWNHMNYDWNKRPTDWSTEGEQSLNWLTDPPRALGSDIIWVTSAPQEELLSDLPLGAEEDEEQKVIGGDDSLGQRSEPKVFPTTIYTTPTATTSSVTTPDWSEDNENDEETTTALPFLSTSTISEGAWATLTTSNKKPTKPEDSFVDHNMPTKSSYPTEAEKEHNPPSEKVQFPEEKLGGEVNEFVDVTHQDPAVPTQNTPSPSDDGENVDLLDSVQEDKEQKQSNTWLLVGILVPICFLIVLMVVIGIVYCTRCAVHSRNKNATDCYHWISGAHDKQGAPNPSAGVNTHV; from the coding sequence ATGTCCTGCTTGGTGAGCAGTGCTGCTGCACTTTTATTGACTTCCCTGTTGGCTTCATTCTTTGGATGTTCTTGGGTTCTGGGTCAGGATTTAAAAGAGGATGCGCTATGCTATGCGGACGGATGTTTTGTGGTCTACTTTCAACGTAAAACCTTCCTGGACTCATGGAGGGCCTGCAAGGAGAAAGGTGGAAACCTAGCTACCATTAAACGTAGGGAGGATGCCGCCGCTATTGCTACTCTCCTCTCCAATCTGGATTTAAGACAATCTAACTCAGGTGTCCGGGTATGGATTGGCTTACAGCGGCAACCTCGCCAGTGTACAACTACACGCCCTTTGCGGGGGTTTTCTTGGACTACTGGTGACCAGGACACTGAGTACACTAACTGGCAGAAAGAGGATTCCCCTAGCATGTGTTCTGTGTCACGCTGTGTGGTAATGAGCTACAGCACTAAGGAGCAGAGCAATAATTTCAAATGGCTGGATGGCTCCTGCACGGTCCCTGTGGATGGGTACCTTTGTCGTCATACCTATAAAGGGATGTGTCCAGCCTTGAGGAGTGAAGGGGCAGGCAATACCCTATACACTACACCATTTAAACTTCTAAGCACACTGCTGACCCATTTACCCTATGGATCTAGTGCTACTATTCCCTGCCCTGCAGGCACCAAGGAGGAACAGTCAGTTTCATGTGTGCTGAAAGAAGATGGCTTAGTTGGGTGGTCAAGAGATTCCCCGCTCTGCTCCGATCCTCCGGTGTCACATGACTGGTGCAACCAGGATAATGGTGGATGTGAGCATTTTTGCAGATCCGTCGGTGCTcatgtttattgttattgtgcCGAAGGGTATGAACTTGGAGACAATGGCCAGAACTGTGAGTTGCCTGACGTTTGTCAAGGGGCGCCCTGTGAGTTTATGTGCCTGCCCCTCTCAGATGGCTACCAATGTGCCTGCCCTGAAGGATACATGCTTGCACCAGATGAACGTGCCTGCCAGGATATAGATGAGTGCCTCCACAGTCCTTGTGAGCAACTTTGTGTGAATGCTCCTGGGACATTTGAATGTCAGTGTTGGGAGGGTTACCATCTGGATAATGAAGGTGGGTGTGAGGATATAGATGAGTGTGTAATGGACCCATGCGAACACGCCTGTGAGAACACTCAAGGATCTCATATCTGCCACTGTCATCTGGGATATTCCCCAGTGCCCGAAGAACCCAGCCGATGCCAAGACATTGACGAGTGCCAAATCCCAGGGACCTGTGAGAAGATGTGTGTGAATTATGAGGGTGGATTTGACTGCTACTGTGAGGAAGGCTATGAACTCATGTCTGATCAGTATTCATGTGgcaagagaggggagggagaccAATCTGCTGTCACCCCTCCTTTTGCTTGGGTCACCCCCGAGCCTCGACCTGTATGGAACCATATGAACTATGACTGGAACAAACGGCCCACTGACTGGTCTACAGAGGGGGAACAATCTCTGAACTGGCTTACTGACCCACCCAGAGCTTTGGGTTCCGATATAATTTGGGTCACCAGTGCCCCTCAGGAGGAGCTGCTCTCTGATTTACCACTGGGCgctgaggaagatgaagaacaAAAAGTAATTGGAGGAGATGACTCGTTGGGGCAGAGATCTGAGCCAAAGGTTTTCCCCACCACCATCTACACCACACCTACAGCCACCACCAGCTCCGTCACCACCCCAGACTGGTCCGAAGACAATGAAAATGATGAGGAGACCACCACAGCTCTTCCCTTCCTTTCTACTTCGACAATCTCTGAGGGAGCTTGGGCAACGCTCACCACTTCCAACAAAAAACCAACAAAACCAGAGGATTCATTTGTAGACCACAACATGCCTACAAAATCAAGCTATCCCACCGAAGCGGAAAAAGAACACAACCCCCCTAGTGAAAAAGTTCAGTTCCCAGAGGAAAAGTTAGGGGGGGAGGTGAATGAATTTGTGGACGTCACACACCAAGACCCAGCAGTTCCCACACAAAATACTCCTTCCCCAAGTGACGATGGAGAAAATGTTGACCTCCTGGATTCTGTCCAAGAAGACAAGGaacaaaagcaaagcaacaCTTGGCTTTTAGTCGGCATACTTGTGCCCATTTGTTTCTTAATTGTACTAATGGTGGTGATTGGCATTGTCTACTGCACTCGCTGTGCTGTTCATTCACGCAACAAGAATGCCACTGACTGCTACCACTGGATCTCTGGGGCTCATGATAAACAGGGAGCTCCTAACCCCTCAGCAGGGGTCAATACCCATGTTTag